Proteins from one Cryptomeria japonica chromosome 4, Sugi_1.0, whole genome shotgun sequence genomic window:
- the LOC131071063 gene encoding 3-hydroxy-3-methylglutaryl-coenzyme A reductase 1-like, with protein MDVAGLKNSKMVVKNGGQTDCCGDFPMLKKRDDDSVKRKNNNENSKMLASDALLLPLGLANKFFFLVFFASSYFLMKRWREKMGTSTPLHVVNFGELVAIVTHLASFIYLLGFFGIDYVQNFINGNDDFVGKVDLNIPPTTCGIADNEDFVVKKPEVQLKGINLGENEDEEIAAAVCNGTVASYSLESSLGDCKRAASVRRRALEIMTGRSLDGLPLEGFDYQSILGQCCEMPVGYVQIPVGVAGPLLVNGLEYMVPMATTEGCLVASTNRGCKAILMSGGATSILLRDGMTRAPVVRFQSAKRAAELKFYIETPANSDNLSDIFNRTSRFARLQGIKCAIAGKNLYMRFSCFTGDAMGMNMVSKGVQNVLDYLQLAFPDMDVISVSGNFCADKKPTAVNWIEGRGKSVVCEAIITETVVNKVLKTTVPALLELNMLKNLTGSAMAGAMGGFNAHAANIVSAVFIATGQDPAQNVESSHCLTMMEGVNGGKDLHISVTMPCIEVGTVGGGTQLASQAACLNMLGVKGANRTSPGENAQNLARIVAGAVMAGELSLMSALAAGQLVKSHMKYNRSTKDVKAVA; from the exons ATGGATGTTGCTGGTCTGAAAAATTCTAAAATGGTTGTCAAGAATGGAGGACAAACTGATTGCTGCGGTGATTTCCCGATGTTGAAGAAGAGGGATGATGATTCTGTGAAGAGAAAGAACAACAATGAGAATTCAAAGATGTTGGCATCTGATGCCCTGCTTCTCCCATTGGGACTCGCCAACAAGTTCTTCTTTCTGGTTTTCTTCGCATCATCATATTTCCTGatgaagagatggagagagaagaTGGGTACCTCAACGCCTCTCCATGTTGTCAACTTTGGGGAGCTTGTGGCCATTGTGACCCACTTGGCTTCCTTCATATATCTGCTGGGATTCTTTGGAATTGATTATGTCCAAAACTTTATCAATGGCaatgatgattttgttgggaaGGTGGATCTCAACATCCCTCCAACAACCTGTGGGATAGCAGACAACGAGGATTTTGTTGTTAAGAAACCTGAGGTCCAGCTCAAGGGAATTAACCTTGGTGAGAATGAGGATGAAGAGATTGCAGCTGCTGTATGTAACGGCACTGTAGCCTCCTATTCCCTTGAATCATCCCTTGGGGACTGCAAGAGAGCTGCCTCTGTCAGGAGGAGGGCTTTGGAGATCATGACTGGGAGATCGCTTGATGGGTTGCCATTGGAGGGTTTTGATTATCAGTCCATTCTTGGGCAGTGCTGTGAGATGCCTGTGGGTTATGTACAAATCCCTGTGGGTGTAGCAGGACCCTTACTAGTCAATGGGTTAGAGTACATGGTGCCCATGGCAACCACAGAAGGGTGTCTCGTGGCCAGCACCAACAGAGGTTGCAAAGCCATTCTTATGAGTGGTGGAGCTACAAGCATTCTTCTCAGAGATGGCATGACTAGGGCTCCTGTTGTAAGGTTTCAGAGTGCCAAGAGGGCTGCAGAGCTCAAGTTCTATATTGAGACTCCCGCGAACTCTGATAACCTCTCCGACATCTTCAATAG GACAAGCAGATTTGCTAGGCTACAAGGTATCAAATGTGCGATTGCAGGCAAGAATTTGTACATGAGATTCTCATGTTTCACTGGAGATGCCATGGGCATGAATATGGTCTCAAAGGGTGTTCAGAATGTCTTGGATTATCTTCAACTTGCGTTCCCTGACATGGATGTGATCAGCGTTTCTG GCAATTTCTGTGCAGACAAGAAGCCCACAGCAGTGAATTGGATTGAAGGACGTGGGAAATCCGTCGTGTGTGAGGCCATCATAACAGAGACGGTTGTGAACAAGGTGTTGAAGACGACAGTTCCAGCGTTGTTAGAGCTGAACATGCTCAAGAACTTGACTGGGTCTGCAATGGCAGGCGCCATGGGAGGATTCAATGCCCATGCTGCCAACATTGTGTCAGCTGTGTTCATTGCAACAGGCCAAGATCCTGCCCAAAATGTGGAGAGCTCCCACTGTCTTACAATGATGGAGGGGGTGAATGGGGGCAAGGACCTGCATATTTCGGTGACCATGCCATGCATTGAAGTGGGGACAGTGGGAGGAGGAACTCAATTGGCATCACAGGCGGCATGTTTGAACATGCTTGGAGTGAAAGGAGCAAATAGGACATCCCCTGGTGAGAATGCGCAGAACTTGGCAAGAATAGTGGCAGGTGCAGTTATGGCAGGAGAGTTGTCTCTCATGTCTGCCCTTGCTGCAGGGCAGCTCGTGAAAAGCCATATGAAGTACAACCGATCAACCAAGGATGTCAAAGCAGTAGCCTAA